In Phycisphaerae bacterium RAS2, the DNA window GAAGCTCCCGGTACGTCGGGCGATCCACGACCGGCGCCAGCTCCAGTTCCTCCGGCGACTGCTGTGTATTAGGATCAACGGATGAACTCCGCGTCGTTAACATGGCTGATTCTCCGATGGATGCTCCGGGGCGCGAGGTCGGTCGGCGCGCTCGCGCAGTCGGTTGTCTATCGGATCGGCCGGGGCACGACGCAAGCTCGCCACGCCGCCGCGGCAGTCGTATCGGCCCTTCAGATAATAGCGGGATTTTATAAAGGTGGCGTCCGGCGGGCCCGCCGCGGGGCCGGCCCGGCGGGTCGCGGGTTACCGGTCGGCCGTGCCCGTCAGGCTGTCGAGTTCAACGAGGTCTTCGCGCCGGTCCATGGCGAGGTTGGCGAGTTCGTCGGCGCGCACATTGGCTTCGCGATAGACGTGTGAGACTTTCCAGTCGCCGATCGTGCGCAGCCTTTTCATGATCGCGTCGAAGATGCCCTTGAGGTTCTCGCTCTTGACGCGGTATTCGCCGTTGAGCTGGCGCACCATCAGCTCGCTGTCAGACTTCACCAGCACCGCCGCGGCCCCCGCCGCAATGGCCACGTCCAGCGCGCGAAGCAGGCCGGTGTATTCGGCCACGTTGTTCGTCGTGTGCCCGAGAAAATAGCCGGCTTCATACTTCGGCTCGCCGGCCTCGTCGCAGATGGAAACGCCCGCGCCGGCCGGTCCGGGATTGCCCCGCGCGCCGCCGTCGGTGTAGATCACAAGTCGCATGGATGGTCTTACCGGCTGGCGGCCGCCCCGGTCTCAAGGTAGAGGATTCGCCCGCAGACGTTGCACTTCACGGCCTCGTCGCGCGACAGCAATGCGTTGACCTGTTGCACCGTCACGCTCATGTTGCAGCCCTGGCAGGCGTATTCGTCGCGCTTTGGATTTGTGCGGATGATGCGCGCCATGGCCTCGCCGTCGTTCTTCGCTGCCACGCGATTGAACATATCCAGCACGCCGGCCGGAATGCCGTCGGCCGCCTCGGTGCGCTGCGCGTTCAGACCGTCGAGACGGTCCTTCGACTGCACTTCAACCGCCTTTTGCGCCGAGAGGAACTCGTCCACCTTCGCCGTTTCGGCAGCGCGCTGTTCCTGAAGCGCGGCGATTTCCTTGCGCCGGGCGTCGACCTGCCCCATTTTCTGGAGGGCCGCTTCCTCGATCTTTGAGTTGTCGGCCTTGGTCGTGTTCAACTGCATCAGGATGGCGGAATACTCTTTGTTGGTTTTCGCGGCGTTCAGGGCCTGGCGAAGCTTGGCGATCTCGGCCTCGCGCGATTTGACATCCAGATCGAGCCGGTCGGCGTCCATCTGTTCGGATCGAAGCTTGAGCTGGAGGGATGCAAGCTGCGCGTCGATCGTCGCGACGGCTTGCTGCTGTCGGCGGACAGCCTGCGCCTTGCGGGCGATGGCGCGGTTGATGTCGGCGATTTGAAGCTCGACTTCCTGAAGTCGGTGCAGGGCGTCGAGAACGGCTCCCATGTTCGGCGTTCCTCACTTGCTCCGCGCGGGCGGGATCACGTTGCCAATCAAGCTGAAGTATTATGCCCGCGCGCGGGCGTTTCAGCAACCGACCGCGATTTTACGGCCTGCACTGCGGTTCATCCCGCGACCGCTGCGCATAAGCAAGGCCCGTCGGAGGTCGTCCACGGGCCTTGCCATCCGCCGCGCGTCCGGCGCGACGGGCTTCTCCCACACCAGTCGTCTGTTCGCGCTACACCGCTACGTCCGTTGTGGCGCGCTGCGGCGTGGCTGCCCCACCGTCGCGCACACACAGCAGACCCGGCACGATGATCTCCACCGGCCGCTGCCCCGCG includes these proteins:
- the rnhA gene encoding 14.7 kDa ribonuclease H-like protein, which produces MRLVIYTDGGARGNPGPAGAGVSICDEAGEPKYEAGYFLGHTTNNVAEYTGLLRALDVAIAAGAAAVLVKSDSELMVRQLNGEYRVKSENLKGIFDAIMKRLRTIGDWKVSHVYREANVRADELANLAMDRREDLVELDSLTGTADR
- a CDS encoding Putative zinc ribbon domain protein; this translates as MGAVLDALHRLQEVELQIADINRAIARKAQAVRRQQQAVATIDAQLASLQLKLRSEQMDADRLDLDVKSREAEIAKLRQALNAAKTNKEYSAILMQLNTTKADNSKIEEAALQKMGQVDARRKEIAALQEQRAAETAKVDEFLSAQKAVEVQSKDRLDGLNAQRTEAADGIPAGVLDMFNRVAAKNDGEAMARIIRTNPKRDEYACQGCNMSVTVQQVNALLSRDEAVKCNVCGRILYLETGAAASR